A genomic stretch from Solibacillus isronensis includes:
- the mntR gene encoding transcriptional regulator MntR, with protein sequence MPTPSMEDHIEQIYLLIEHKGYARVSDIAEALSVLPSSVTKMVQKLDKDGYLIYEKYRGLTLTPKGQKLGKRLVQRHDLLEQFLRLIGVDEERIYEDVEGIEHHLSWNSIDRIADLVQLLEEEPQMTKKLEEMKSNHSM encoded by the coding sequence ATGCCAACACCTAGCATGGAGGACCACATTGAACAAATTTATCTACTAATTGAACATAAAGGGTATGCACGTGTGTCCGATATTGCGGAAGCTTTATCTGTTCTACCTTCCTCCGTTACAAAAATGGTGCAGAAATTGGATAAAGACGGCTATTTAATATATGAAAAATATAGAGGCTTAACATTAACGCCAAAAGGGCAAAAGTTAGGAAAGAGACTTGTTCAGCGACATGATTTGCTGGAACAATTTTTGCGTTTAATAGGGGTTGATGAAGAACGTATATATGAAGACGTTGAAGGTATTGAACATCACTTGAGCTGGAATTCCATTGATCGCATTGCGGATCTTGTACAGCTTTTAGAAGAAGAGCCTCAAATGACAAAGAAGCTGGAAGAAATGAAATCAAATCATAGTATGTAA
- a CDS encoding late competence development ComFB family protein: protein MSGIKLINVTEEIVRGLVSFLLHGVEYQTFCHCEQCEMDVNAIVLNVLPARYVTSNETRDAVFKQMSTPENLEEINKQIIRALHIVKQYPKHP, encoded by the coding sequence AGAAGAAATTGTAAGAGGGCTTGTTAGTTTTCTGCTGCATGGCGTTGAATATCAAACATTTTGTCATTGTGAACAATGTGAGATGGATGTGAATGCAATTGTCTTAAATGTTTTGCCGGCTCGTTATGTTACATCAAACGAGACGAGAGATGCTGTTTTTAAGCAAATGAGCACACCGGAAAATCTTGAGGAAATCAATAAACAGATTATCCGCGCACTTCACATTGTAAAACAATATCCTAAGCATCCATAA